The genomic segment CATCAAAACCTGCCCGAATATAAGAATCTCCCCGCCCGACAAGTGCAAAACCTGAAATTTTTGACTCCGGCAATTTCTCGCGCAATTTCTTGGCCAGCATTGTCCCGATCGCGTCTTCACCGTAGCCATTAGAAGCAATTATAATTTTTGGCCTTAATGCTTGAGTGAGTGCGTTAAAAAATTTTTCCGGTTCATTTAATACGGCCTTGACTCTGGGAATAACGAGCGCGATTCCCTCCGGCCAAGTGAAATTATCAGGAAAATTATATAAATCCTTCTCTGTACACGTTATGAAATCTGCTTTGCTTTTTATTGCGAGTTTGCATAATTCTTGAATGTCCTTACGCGTATATCTGTGATGATCTCTAAAATTTTTGCCGCCCGTTATAGTCAGTCCCATTTGAATAAGTGAACGCTTGAAACTTTCCGGATTACCAATTGCAGAGAACGCGAAAACTTTTGAGTCTTTGCCCGGTCTTGTATCAGTGCCATATAACAGCCAGTCGGTAAATTCTAATCTTGACGTGAAAATTTTTGACGAGTCTATATATTTGCTGATTTGTCCGCGTAAATTATTTAATTCATGACTCGTAACCTGCTCGGATTTAGTCAAAACTATTAAATCAGCTCTTGAGAGTGCGTTAATTTTTTCGCGCATTATTCCATCGGGTAAAATCTGCCCATTTCCGAACGGGCAGACTGAGTCAATTAATACAATATCTACATCACGGCCCATTATTTTATGTTGAAAAGCGTCATCAGCTATAACGAGTTCACACCCGCAATTTTTCAGAGCATTAACACCGTCGAGTCGTTTTTTAGCTACGGCAATCGGCATATTTGGCAGTTCACGAGATAATAATAACGGCTCATCACCGATTAAATCGCGCTTTCCTTCTCCGTCACGTATTAATATAGCCTCGTGAGTTTTGCCCGAATATCCCCGTGTTACGATTCCTGTTTTAATGCCTTTGGAGCTCGTGAATTTAGCAAGCATCTCTACAAATGGAGTCTTGTTTGTGCCTCCGTATGTAAGATTTCCAACACTTATTAACGGTAAAGGCGGCTCAATAGTCTTTAATAGTCCATGAGAACGCAAAAATTTATTCACGTAAAGAAACGCGCTGCCCAGCCAAGAAAACGGCCTGAAAATTATATCAGCAAGTAAATTATATTTCTCGCCTTTAACATGTTTCATGTAAGTATCTATAATCATTTATTATTTATTGTCCAATTCCAAATTGTAATTTATATAATTCTGCATAAAGTCCGCCCTGTCTTAATAATTCGTCATGAGTCCCGGATTGAATAAAATTCCCGTTCTCAAGCACTAAAATTTTATCAGCTTCTCTGACTGTTGATAATCTATGAGCTATTATAAACGCTGTCCGGCCTTGCATGGCTTGATTTATTGCGCGCTGTACCTGTCTTTCTACTGCTAAATCTAATGAGCTTGTAGCCTCGTCAAGTATTAAAATTTTCGGATCTCTTATTACTGCTCGTGCGATTGCTATTCTTTGACGCTGGCCCCCTGAAAGAGTTACTCCCCGTTCGCCGATTTCTGAATTATATTTATCGGGTAAACTCTCAATAAATTCGCGTATATCTGCAATTTCTGCGGCTTGAATAATTTTTTGCATGTCTTGATTCTCTAGTCCATAAGCAATATTAAACGCAAGAGTCCCCTTCATTAAGATACATTCTTGCGGAACTATTCCGATTTGACGGCGTAAATTTTTCAGCGATAATTCTTTAATGTCATAGCCATCAATAATAATTCTGCCTTCTGAAGGGTCATAGAATCTCGGTATTAAGTCAACGAGCGTAGATTTTCCGGAACCTGTAGGGCCGACTATTGCAATTTTTTCGCCTGCTTTAACGTCAAGATTTATATTATGCAAAATTTCTTGGCCGTGATTATAATAAAAGCTGACATTTTCAAATTTTATATTGCCCGATAATTTATGATTTATGCCTGAGCCTGCATTATTCGATTCTGCCGGAGTGTCTAACATGTCAAATATTCGTTCAGATGATGCTATACTGCGCTGTAAGTTGCTCATTTGATTCATGATTGTGCGTATGGGCTGGACCATGAAAGCTATATAGCCTATGAAAGAAATTAATTCGCCCGGTGTTAAACCGCCGTCGATTACATTATGACCCCCGAACCAGAAGACGACTGCCAGCGCAAAAATTAAGAAGACTTCTATAACTCCCGCTAAAATTCCCTGAATAGAGACAGCCTGTAATAATGCTTTATAATTTTTCCTGTTCGCATCAGTGAATCGCGTTAATTCCTCGTCTTCAGTGGCAAATGAACGGACGACTCTAATTGCCGAGAATGCTTCTTGTGCAGTTGCTGTGATATTTGCTAGCTGTTCTTGAACGTTATGACCAGCCCGGCGCAATTTCTTAGACGCGAAAGAAAGCAATAACGCTACAACCGGCAATACTAGAATTATTAAGCAGGTCAGCCGCCAATTTATATATATAATGAATC from the Synergistaceae bacterium genome contains:
- the lpxK gene encoding tetraacyldisaccharide 4'-kinase, whose translation is MIIDTYMKHVKGEKYNLLADIIFRPFSWLGSAFLYVNKFLRSHGLLKTIEPPLPLISVGNLTYGGTNKTPFVEMLAKFTSSKGIKTGIVTRGYSGKTHEAILIRDGEGKRDLIGDEPLLLSRELPNMPIAVAKKRLDGVNALKNCGCELVIADDAFQHKIMGRDVDIVLIDSVCPFGNGQILPDGIMREKINALSRADLIVLTKSEQVTSHELNNLRGQISKYIDSSKIFTSRLEFTDWLLYGTDTRPGKDSKVFAFSAIGNPESFKRSLIQMGLTITGGKNFRDHHRYTRKDIQELCKLAIKSKADFITCTEKDLYNFPDNFTWPEGIALVIPRVKAVLNEPEKFFNALTQALRPKIIIASNGYGEDAIGTMLAKKLREKLPESKISGFALVGRGDSYIRAGFD
- a CDS encoding ABC transporter ATP-binding protein, giving the protein MKNFLRLSKYIRKYWVKLFLAVIFMILSAGLNILPPYLFKNVVDDVLFSRDLLMLNIICVALVIIFGLKAITTYYQRYLMNEAGQSVVMDLRIELYDHIQRMSLKKIYASRIGELMSRITGDVETLQNLVSNSIVDLIFNLFTFLGMFGFIIYINWRLTCLIILVLPVVALLLSFASKKLRRAGHNVQEQLANITATAQEAFSAIRVVRSFATEDEELTRFTDANRKNYKALLQAVSIQGILAGVIEVFLIFALAVVFWFGGHNVIDGGLTPGELISFIGYIAFMVQPIRTIMNQMSNLQRSIASSERIFDMLDTPAESNNAGSGINHKLSGNIKFENVSFYYNHGQEILHNINLDVKAGEKIAIVGPTGSGKSTLVDLIPRFYDPSEGRIIIDGYDIKELSLKNLRRQIGIVPQECILMKGTLAFNIAYGLENQDMQKIIQAAEIADIREFIESLPDKYNSEIGERGVTLSGGQRQRIAIARAVIRDPKILILDEATSSLDLAVERQVQRAINQAMQGRTAFIIAHRLSTVREADKILVLENGNFIQSGTHDELLRQGGLYAELYKLQFGIGQ